One Malus sylvestris chromosome 14, drMalSylv7.2, whole genome shotgun sequence DNA segment encodes these proteins:
- the LOC126599048 gene encoding protein SRG1-like yields the protein MELLGSKTVQEVLIQMEQVPEKYIHKVEDGGVQVPDASAAQLMDVPVIDLAVLAASSISVNELEKLRSSLATWGCFQVINHGMSPEFLDEVREIAKQFFALPMEDKKKYLRQVNDIQGYGNDMGNNWHAESTNQNRWYGVGANDASQFSYGTAVCIEHALDWGSGSGEMSFLTKSTVSSRSNKGY from the exons ATGGAGTTATTAGGATCCAAAACTGTCCAGGAAGTGCTCATCCAAATGGAACAGGTGCCAGAGAAATATATCCATAAAGTTGAAGATGGTGGAGTCCAAGTTCCAGATGCTTCTGCTGCCCAGTTGATGGATGTTCCAGTTATTGATCTTGCTGTCCTCGCAGCTTCTTCAATCTCTGTCAATGAACTTGAGAAGCTCAGATCATCTCTTGCCACATGGGGTTGCTTCCAGGTAATAAACCACGGTATGTCGCCGGAATTCCTAGACGAGGTCCGAGAAATTGCAAAGCAATTTTTTGCACTTCCAATGGAAGATAAGAAGAAGTACTTGAGACAAGTTAACGACATTCAAGGATATGGAAACGacatg GGCAACAACTGGCATGCCGAAAGCACGAACCAGAACAGATGGTATGGCGTCGGTGCCAACGATGCCTCGCAGTTTTCATATGGTACTGCTGTGTGCATTGAGCACGCCCTCGACTGGGGCTCCGGTAGTGGAGAGATGTCATTCCTAACAAAAAGTACTGTGAGCAGCAGGAGCAATAAAGGCTATTAA